One genomic segment of Impatiens glandulifera chromosome 6, dImpGla2.1, whole genome shotgun sequence includes these proteins:
- the LOC124943061 gene encoding uncharacterized protein LOC124943061 encodes MWDDVIEKVKNIIYRHEEKELTEGSEFYDVVYAILTDRWTKSSSPLHCLAHSLNPRYYSDTWLSAAPNRIPPHLDIKLSEERNKFLKRYFPSSEARTAVNIEFARFSGQMDIFGCPDSVEERGIMEPRMWWIVRGASATNLQKIALKLLSQPCSSSCCERNWSTYSFIHSIRRNKILPKRAEDLVFVHNNLRLLSRTNEHYK; translated from the exons ATGTGGGACGATGTGATAGAGAAggtaaaaaatatcatatataggCATGAAGAGAAAGAGCTCACGGAGGGTTCTGAATTTTATGATGTAGTCTATGCAATACTAACAGATAGATGGACTAAAAGCTCTTCACCGCTTCATTGCTTGGCTCATTCACTAAATCCGAG gtATTATAGTGACACATGGCTTAGTGCCGCTCCGAATCGTATTCCTCCTCATCTTGATATTAAGCTATCGGAAGAAAGAAATAAGTTCCTCAAACGATACTTTCCATCAAGTGAAGCAAGAACAGCGGTAAATATTGAATTTGCTCGCTTTTCGGGGCAAATGGATATTTTTGGTTGTCCCGATTCCGTGGAAGAAAGAGGCATTATGGAACCACGAATGTGGTGGATTGTTCGTGGAGCTTCAGCAACAAATCTCCAAAAAATAGCTTTGAAACTATTAAGCCAAccttgttcttcttcttgttgtgAGCGAAATTGGAGCACATATTCCTTTATTCACTCAATTCGAAGGAATAAGATACTACCAAAACGAGCGGAAGATTTAGTTTTTGTGCACAACAATCTTAGGCTTCTTTCAAGAACGAATGAACATTACAAATAA